A genomic segment from Ptychodera flava strain L36383 chromosome 23 unlocalized genomic scaffold, AS_Pfla_20210202 Scaffold_23__1_contigs__length_28996876_pilon, whole genome shotgun sequence encodes:
- the LOC139123590 gene encoding BCL2/adenovirus E1B 19 kDa protein-interacting protein 2-like gives MEKYIDEEEEGDLMSSMRIAENVAKASPRKKSMPQHSIDAEERMAGVNLKEEWQDDDDIMKHHADIGEDWLNDVIEIDITDPVPPRDDALTRPTSLDLGAKPKTRKKVSPPAELKITDNDDDRGSTPSDSFDLSRIDDLQTPDMRTPSLRDDSSILMTSGEMEWEDDTPLSKTTSSEKIPEYTAAEETKDNRHWRVVEIGGKNYNLDMKVIHPYKKVLSHGGYYGDGLNAIIVFAACYLPEKTRKDYNYVMDNLFLYVISTLDLLVAQDYMIIYFHGGCTKHQAPNLGWLKRCYKMIDRRLRKNLKALLLTHPNLWLKTVVRFSKPFISSKFSRKLRFVSSLEDLKQLTPLEYVYVPEQVKLFDDKKRKKKIFYHLDKKWFELRKKSWPNFRVPRRRRGDRQHLLEEERRLEEMRRRQDLEELMELRKILRKRRTKLRRRKSNHSGESEPWISDESDWFDDIDVDELQAITKL, from the exons ATGGAGAAATATATAGATGAGGAAGAAGAAGGGGATTTGATGAGTAGCATGCGAATCGCGGAAAATGTCGCGAAGGCATCGCCGCGAAAGAAGAGCATGCCGCAGCACTCGATAGACGCGGAGGAGAGGATGGCTGGCGTAAACCTGAAGGAAGAATGGCAGGACGATGATGATATCATGAAACACCATGCTGATATCGGGGAAGATTGGCTCAACGATGTCATAGAGATAGATATTACAGACCCGGTACCGCCGAGAGATGATGCATTAACAAGACCTA CATCATTGGATCTGGGCGCAAAACCTAAAACCAGGAAGAAAGTGAGCCCCCCTGCAGAACTGAAGATCactgacaatgatgatgacagGGGGTCCACACCTAGCGACAGCTTTGATTTGAGTAGAATTGACGATTTACAGACACCGGACATGCGGACACCAAGTCTCAGAGATGACAGTAGTATTTTGATGACCAGCGGTGAAATGGAATGGGAAG ATGACACCCCACTGTCCAAGACAACTTCATCAGAAAAGATCCCAGAATACACAGCAGCGGAAGAGACAAAGGACAACAGACACTGGAGAGTTGTTGAGATTGGTGGAAAGAACTACAATTTAGACATGAAAGTTATACACCCATACAAGAAAGTACTTTCCCACGGTG GTTACTATGGTGATGGACTAAATGCAATCATAGTTTTCGCAGCGTGTTATTTGCCAGAAAAGACAAGAAAAGATTATAACTATGTGATGGACAATTTATTCCT ATATGTTATAAGTACTCTAGATTTACTAGTGGCTCAAGATTACATGATTATTTACTTCCATGGTGGATGTACCAAACACCAAGCACCAAATCTTGGATGGTTGAAACGATGTTACAAGATGATTGACAGAAG ATTAAGGAAGAATCTGAAAGCCTTACTGCTGACCCATCCAAACCTGTGGTTGAAAACTGTAGTCAGATTTTCAAAGCCATTTATTAG TTCTAAATTCAGCCGTAAGTTACGATTTGTATCAAgtcttgaagatttgaagcagCTCACCCCACTGGAATACGTCTACGTACCGGAGCAAGTTAAATT ATTTGATGACAAGAAGCGGAAGAAAAAG atattttatcatcttgataAAAAGTGGTTTG aactgagaaaaaaatcatggcCGAACTTCAGAGTGCCAAGGCGAAGGCGAGGAGATCGTCAACATCTTCTAGAGGAAGAGAGACGACTGGAAGAAATGAGGAGACGGCAAGACCTGGAGGAACTGATGGAGCTAAGAAAGATTCTAAGAAAGCGAAGGACAAAGctaagaagaagaaaaagtaaTCATAGTGGGGAAAGTGAACCATGGATCTCAGATGAGAGTGACTGGTTTGATGATATAGATGTTGATGAACTCCAAGCTATCACAAAGCTCTAA